In Mytilus edulis chromosome 3, xbMytEdul2.2, whole genome shotgun sequence, the genomic window ATATTGCAAAAtgttatgtttaaaatattttcctgTAAGGCATTAAAATCTAGAGTCCTTGAGATATGATCAAGATCTACAGAGGAAATCTTTCTCCAATCCACTCTTTCATATCTTTTTCTAAATGCAAAGCTTTTCCCATTTCCTTTTGATGCATTATTATTAGGATATCCATTCATATAAGAAACTGAGTGGTCAGGCATAGGAGAATACATCATTTGTGTTGCCATGGTGTCCTAGgatataaaaaacaatataaacatcCTATATGATGAAACAACAAATGTTGCTGATAACtgctgtaataaaaaataatacaagtatTTCAACAATTCTGTACATTGTGATTTTAGAAGAAGAAGAAATGTATATATTAGGctacatacattgtatatgttaaaagTTTGTTATGCGTATTCATAGGCGTATCCAGGACCCCCCCCCCTCCTTAAGTGGGAAAAGTGGTTGATTTTTTCATAGGatatcactgaagcatgacttgagtGGGGCCCCTCTTATTGCAATCAGTGCTGGTATTGATAGAAATGCTAGACAAAAATTTTGTGATAGAAGATGTTTCCTTTATTCCCCATTGCAGAAATTATACTAATTTGTGTAAAACATGTTTCACTAGATACATCCACAATgggtgttattaaaaaaattcattGGTTGCATCTAAAGAAATTATTTATACCAAGATATTATGATTAATACaaaatggtacatgtatataacagtAATCTAAGAAGGGGTCTTTTGGCAGTTTTACTTGCCTGCAGTGCTTGCaacaaattttttgtttatttattattttatagcaTTTAGTACTTTCTGGTTAACAAGCATAAAATtcataataatatctttattatcTGTATGTCATTTAAGGTAATAATGTGCATTGGTGTCATAAAACCCTCGGTCCAATAAGGGTCACCATTAGACTGATTCTAAGACTAATAtcgaaaatgccatgtaataaacGATAATTCCTGTTTTCCTACCAAAAAGTTaccaacattttattaaaatttcatgcTCAGAACATTTCCATACATCGTCcatgtaaaatttaaatataactatTTTACCTGAATTCTGTGAATTCCTATCTTctctttttgtttttgacaagtcAGAAATAAGTCTAAATAGAATCACTAAACTCAAAATTGTCTGTACATATTTATTATTGTTGTTTAATATCTACTTCATATTGATTATTGTAGATCTTATATCCAACATCCACTGATCTGCTGATGTATTAAACAAACTAGATTATCTCCCCTGTCCCTGGTTATCAAGCTCAAACATATTTTCTGTAGCTAGTTCTTTGTCAAGATATACATAAACAAaactatattttaaataaaatcattcaaaaacttGTGTTTCCATTGCAATGCCTTGACAAATGTTCACATTCGTGCATTTTATACTTTTCAACAACCGTACCAACATGTTTGAACATGAAACCCGCGGGAGATAAAAACAGTCTTTGCAAAAACCTTATTTTGGACGTAAAAAAAATGATACCAATTATGTCAACAAGACACAGATTAATGAGGAAAAAAAAGTTCTAAATTTATtacatgcatatttttttctctaaCATACCTGTCCCAAAATCAATCTTCAATTTGTTCACCTGTCTTATCAATCAGGTAATTTTAACCGTGTCCCTGGATCATAGACTTACAGGGTGCATCATATTATTTGCTGATAAAAAGTTCGACTGTTTCAGTTGTTTTTGGCAACCCCGTACTGATATTATTTTTTGAGAAGCATTAAAAAGGTAAGGTTGACaaatgtcaacaaaaataaaattgaaagtcaACCATGTTGGAATTCGTCTCGCAAATATAAACGTGATTTGAATACaactataaatatttttgtttatttactaaTTTATAGTATTTACGACTTTCTAGTTAAAAAGCataaaattcataataaaatcttttttttctttatgtcaTTTAAGGTAATAATGTGATCTCGGATTGTTCAGATTTCAACGTTGCGAGATATAATGACCCGGAAGTAAATGCGTTAACCAATCCAGGGACAACACGAAAGACAACACGAAAGTGTTAAATTTATACACTCAGCATCAACTCGAGTAATGCGTGTCCTGTTAAGTTGACAGAAATGATGGACTGCAGAAAATTGTGGAGTTCGACTAATTGGGAGAAATCTTTCGTTTTATTTCTACTGAGTCTTGACATTTGTTTAATTGGTAAGGcaatattttaatgaaaactaAACTGTTTCAACTTTTAAAGTCTTCTTTCTatctttttttgtaaagttaCTTACTATATATAGGTAACTATActcaaataagaaaaatatttcaattaaaacaatCATTCAAAAGAAAGCACTGTCCATTATGAATTGAATATCAAGAATTGTGTTTACTGAATTTTCATGTCGAAACTTTTTTGAACTATATTTTCAAATGGTTTTTGATTGAATACGAAACTTAACTATTAACTTTAATGtctttatacatacatgtatgaggAAAGGAATGCCCTCTACTGTAAGGTACCAAACTGCCATTTTCGGCTTCCATTACCCGTTGTACTAAAGCCAGTATTGGTacgtttcatttcatttcaaaaatcaatgaacatttttttttagcaataattGGCTTCATTGTTTCATTTGCATCTATTTTAGTATCGAGAACAAGTTTTTATGACTGTCACTGTTGTTCGTAAAACACAACTTTCAAATTCATGCACTCCTCCAAAGCATTTAAATGGCATTATGACGCTattgaaaaaattatcaaatatgatGGTAAATTATAATCCATTCATGTTTTACATGCAATGGTTCATGTATCAGTATAATGATAATGTATTGATGTTTTACAGTGGAATCAAATTTGATCATAATGCAATTGCGTTTAAGGTACATTTGACATAAATTTTGAGAGATCTTGTTAAAGTCATGGTTTTGTTATTCTTAGGAAATGTAACCCTTGTTTCTGTTTTCCGTCCAACCTTTCATCTACATGTAGGGTCCTTTTTCTCCAGTCTGATTTATCAGTCAAACTTCacagttattattttttgttgttttacaggTGTATATAGTGCAAATAAAGATGTAGAAGAACATTTAGCAATGGGGAAAAAGTTGTTAGCAGCTGGACAGTTAGCAGAAGCCTTGTCACACTATCATGCTGCTGTTGGTAAGATTTATTAGGATAGCATATTGTTCATCAGCAAAACAAGTCATTCCTGACTAAAGTTGAAAAGTGGAAGATTTTCAAGTAAAAATTGAAGGAATTTCTGTTTAAGTTACTTTgaacaatataaatattttctccttgtttcaaaaattcaaataggGTACATGTACAGTTTTacctatatatattattttagagAAAACATATTATAGACCCTGCTATTGCAACACAGTGTGGGAAACCAATTATCACCAGATAGAAACAGAAAGGAATTAATGCAATCTTTAATCTTCTTTACAATCATACAATCATGAAAATTTGACAACCAAACATCAGCAGTCTGAGTCAAGATTACAGCAAAACTGTTGTTCCAACATGAATCCATGGTTTCctattcttttgaaaatgatttcCTTCAAAATTTTGTCAAATATGCCCAATAACTAACACTTTACTGTCTTATCAGTTTTAACCAGCGCAGAGTTTCTGTGTGCCAGTTTGAATCTGTGAAATGCAAAAAGGCTAAACAAAACATGACAGTCCAAATCCCGGGGAAAAGAGCAGGTTGAAACATGGTTTCCAATGCTGTGCACATATTTAGATAATAATATAACGAAgatacttattttcaaaatgcaataaaaaaaaaatctcatttacAGCTTTACAAATGTTAAACAGTACCTTAGTTAACTAGCTTATCATGTTTTTCATGTATTGCACCTGTTCACATTCAGATAATCATattatgttataattttttttaagtgttaTGATGCTATTGGTATGTTGACAGTAAAACATTTTCTTCatgttcattatttattttcagatggaGATAGAAAGAACTACTTAACCTACTTCAGAAGAGCTACTGTATATTTAGCTTTAGGGAAATCCAAATCTGCACTTCCCGATCTGGACAAAGTGATGGAACTTAAACCTGATTTCACAGCTGTAAGTTCCTAAACTGAACTCACAAACATTTCCAGACCAATTagattttatgtttgttttatgaatgatttttattcaatttgtgtATGTGCATCAAAGTTACATTATAAAGAACAGAAAGGAACAATAAAGATTATGACTTAAGATATTataattagaatataaaataagaagatgtgccttttggtattattgccaatgagacaaatgacatagaagtaaagacctataggtcaccatactgccttcaacaatacAGCAttgtcagctatacaaggccacaaaatgacaaatgtaaaacacttcaaacaCAAATTTAGTAAATCATGTTTTAATCTGTAATTTAAGTATTAGAACACAatagcatacatgtacatggttAAGCTTTATTTTTAGGCCAGACTGCAGCGTGGTAATGTTTTACTGAAACAAGGAAAGCTTCAAGAAGCTAGACAGGATTATGAAACCGTGGTAAGTTTTCCTTTGCTCAGCTCATATACCAGTCAGTTTTATAATTTGGTTAGGTTCATATAAAAAGCCAGACATGTTTAATTAAATATACCATTGTTTATTCAcactttatataatatatattatatatatataaattgtaaatgaaagttaagatttttaatctgagtttttataaatatttgcagATTTATTAAGatatacaattatttatttaataaaagtttaGTAGTTTTGCTAAACATTGACTTTCGaatgaaataaattttgataaaattttgtaaattttggtatTATAAACATTGACATATTCTTACAGCTGAAGAAAGATCCATCAAATGAAGAAGCTCAGCAACAGCTACAGTTATTATCTCCTATACACAGTGATATATTAACAGCTAAAGATTTCTATGCAAACAAACAGTATGATGCTGCTATAGATATACTTGGTAGAGTAGTAGATGTAAGTTTCTCAGCAAATCACTACTAATTTTTAGAATCTTAACAAAAGTACTGGTACCAACTTTATAAATGTCATTAACTGAAATTAAACAAATCTTAAAAAGGTTATGAAATATAGATAAACTGGGTAGAGTAGTAGATGTAAGTTTCTCAGGATAAAGGATATCACTTATTTTACAGAAActtacaggatttttttttaaactggagcTAGTCTTTGAACAAAACTACAAACAATATTAATGTCATAgacaattgaaattaaaagaaatctTTTTAGTGTTATAACATATTTACTTTTTTATTCGTTAGTACATACTGTAAATGCAGAATTATAGcaatgttttaattattgcgaaaaatgcgacagggttattaTCCCAATAATTTAAAGTCGCCttttgaaattgtttatatcCATTGAACATGATTTTTCACAATATTGCAAAAATGAAAATCACATTTTGTCTAAactgacaaaatcgcaataatttctgaatttacagaaagtAAACTGTCCTTTTCCAGGCAAAATGCATCAATATTTATACATCCAGGCGCTGAATTTAATATCAGTTTAAGACACCACCCTCTTCATTTATAAACAGCAGTTCAGACAGATATATAGCAATTACTTCATAAACAAAGCTTGTTTTTGAAGtaaattttcaataataaataaaaggtcTTGACAATAGCTACTTGCATTATTACTCGCTTATTTGAAGGAAATATGCATCTATACAATTaccagtttcacaaaaaaaaacattattttggaTTAATATCAAGATCTTGTATGTTGTAATAATTGTTTAAAGTGaacaaaatgtttgtttattttacagataTGTCCCTGGGATGCTGAACTAAGAGAAATAAGATCTGATTGTTATTTAGCTGTAGGAGATAATTTCAAAGCTATTAGTGACATTCGCTCAACAACGAAACTTATTAGTGATAACACCAATGCATATTTAAAATTAAGTCAAATACATTATACAATGGGAGATGCTGAAGATTCACTTGTGTaagttatttgtatatattaaatataaacacAATTAAACAATATTGGtacttttttaatatttagaCCCCAAAAAAAAATGGAGTTGTTGCccttgaataaataaaatatgtgaatCTGCTGAGTTCAATGGAACACTGCTCTTTTATGAATTTGGTTCCATAGACAGACATTGTTTCAGACAGTTCctcatacacaaaaaaaaagaaaaaatagctgcaaattaattataaaaaaagaaaacactaCAGCATTGGTTTACCTCTATGGAGTAATATTAGGGAAAAAATACTagacaattgttttgaaaacagaaTAAACAAGCCTGTAAATAATTAGAGAACCAATATTAACAATTAGTGTGTCCATTCTTATATATAAACCATaactcttttttattttttcagacaaatcagagaATGTTTAAAATTAGATCAGGAACATAAAGaatgtaaaaaacattatacTAAAGTGAAGAAACTTGTAAAACAGTTAAATTCAGCACAGGAATTTAAAAACGAGAAAAAATACCAAGAATGTGTagataaagccaaacaaatattaaaGACAGAGCCTAATGAACCAGAATATTTATTAAAAGCCTATTCATATTTATGTCATTGTGATCATGGGGTAAGTGGAATCATTGTTTTATCATGTTATTAAAACACAAGTCCTGTCACTTATTTATTACCTACAATAAGTTATATGTTTACTCATTTTAAGAAATGCTAAGCAATTTATATTTTTGGGTGCAATGAAGGTTTCAGATCTTTACTTTGACATTTGAACCAGGACATGATAGTCTTTACTTGACAAAGGTCCAGTATGTTCATGTAACACACATAAAGTATGATTCTGGTGTTTTCAGATCTTTACATGGACCGCCCAGCAAATACAGATAACACTATTTTTACTTTAATCAAAGTTTAACTGAAATTTATTGATTACATTTATGTTTTTTCGATTACCATTTCATACATACAGTACTGTTCAAAAATATCGATTCGATAACTTTTTTCTCCGATTTCCGTGTTTCTCGGAATCACACAGAGTACCGCGGATTTCACTCCTAAaatcctccaaagattctctcccaacaccgcgtggctgttaattggtttattgctCATCGGATGTACTTCAAATTAACGACGCGTGACAACATAATTGGATTACCCAGATAATTTACCTTTGAACATTTAATCGATCTTGGTTGCACAGGTGTGCTTTAAAATCACGGTATAATAAATTGAACAAATGTTTTCCTTTCTTTGACAGATAAAGATGTGACAATATCATTTAGAATAAGATAattattatcttttatatttgtgTCTTATGCCGTTATCTTTAAAATAGAACGTACATACGAAAAAGTATgaagaaaattgttattttgtgtttctattaCAGTCCGGTCAGGTCATACATTGTGTTCTTTCAGCAAGGACGATTTTGCCACAATTAGTTTCTTTTATAACTTATTCAATAAGCAATATCAGCGCATTAATTGTTCATTATTAAAAATTCAACTGGCTAATAAAATCATGGTTTTTTTTCGGTAACCCGATTCATCGGATCATCAAGTAAACTTAATTTATTGAGCAATGTAAAATATGATGTTTCACCACCTCGGTACATTTATACAGACTTGAATAATTCAAATTACGAACAGAAACTGTTAAATGACAACTCTGTTGACAAAGGAAATAATTTCAAGTGATATTGATAGTGCTCGTCATTTTCGCATTTTACGGAACGGTTTTCAAATTGACGAAAGTATTTATATCAATTTCGTCATTTGAATTTggaaagtgaaaaatattttcacattaattatattataaatgtacTATAATTCTACCGGtgtttgacaagtttatgacgcTCAATCATTTTACGTTTACAAAAGATGTTAAAAGTTGTGATGATAAGTAATCCGCTTATCGCTATCCGATAAGTCACTAATcctttaattattaataaaatttatcaaacctCATAATTGCCCATCATAATATTCTATTCCAGTTAAATCAgtcttcattttattttcaaaatttcccaACCGCCTACAATTGGCATTTCTTTAtcgtattatcatgattattgtcatTTGAATACAATCAGTCACCCCGGACAATTTCCATCATAATTTCAATTAGTACATCACCAACTGTAAATCTATATTATTGACCATGGACATATAACTAATGtactttcttttttgaaagataaaacattaaaattcaaatagttaaaaatgtGTTCACGTTTATTCGGATAAGAATTATATTTTCCCGataaatcaattgtaaaaggaccttCTGGAGCCTCAATACGATTGCACAAAAATGTCGTTCTGCAACTTTAGAAACCTTGAATGGACTTTCCCACGGTCGGccagaaaggtcacctgagtttactaGTACGCGATATTTTTTCCCGCCCTTTAAAAAACTCGTGCTGTGGATAACATTGATGTTAACTATTTTTAGCATTTAACATTGTTAAgtaagtcaagttcaagttcaacccAAACTGTTGATAACTGAGATGTGTATCGTGGAATTGTCTTCGCAcggcaaataattgtttttaaaatcttttgttgaaaatacacaaatttacattcattgtgcgaaagttaatattaaacaaagacGAATTAATGCAGCTGGAAGTATTCCTGTTGTAACGGAAATGTATTATTATTCTGCTGTACTGCCAACAAATCGTAAAACGAAAATGCCGTAATTGTTAAGCATAACGAATGGTGaataatattttcctttttacttgAATATACAAAACTTTCAAACACGTAATTTTATTTAACTGCTCAGATTAATTTAGCGAAAGTTTCCGGTTATTTTTACACAAGTATGCTCATttcgtaaataaaatattaatttactgGTGAAGACATCGAGGTCAAAATTaagtagtttttattttttataaaacttaaatacaattgaaagaattaacaacaacattttgcttttaaatcttttattcattCCAGCAATTAGATAATCGTAAAAAGAAAATGCCGTAGATTTACACAATTAATACGGGGCAATCATTTTGTCTAATGAATGGtgaataaattttcctttttacttGCATATAAAAACTTTTagacttataatttttaaataaagactttAACTTTGagtagaatattttgtttttcacctATTCCGCTATATTTtataatcgtttttttttaaagcaagtaCATTAAGGTTAAGATATTTTTAGATGGGCTaacaaaaaatacgaaaatattttgactttagtttttATTACcacaaatgaaatttaattagtataaaagatatttaaaattatacacctgTTTGACACTTAAACTGGTACAGTAGACCGGAAATATAACTCTTTATTACTTCAACCTTTACCTGTCAGGTAATCCAATTACCCATTCAGTCTTGTGCCGGTATAGATCAAAGTAGGATAAGGGCAATTAATTCCTCGGTGTAGAGAGTGAGCTCGTTATCACAATAAACATTTACCTGATTTTGGGAGAGATTACTCCCAAATTCCTCCCAACATTTTGGGAGGAATATCGGAGTTTGTCGGAGTGGCTCCGACATTTTCCTCGGTGTAGGGTGTGGGAGAGTTGGTACTCTTGAACTGTACTGTAACATGTAACTAAAGCAAAGGGGCTTTGGAATGacgataaaatttcaaaaaaggattaaaaataaatttagcaaaaaacaaacaaaataaatatcctAAGATgatatcaaaaagaaaaacaatacatgttgttaTATTAGATTCATTTGATTCAAAGGTTTGGGAAATACCCCAAACATTATTCAGAGATGAAATCTAGGAAAAGGAGTAGGCTTATAGGCAAAAAAATATGTTGCAAACTAATTTTAATggaaaaataacaaatgaatgtttaaaaaaaatgttctcatGTTTCAATGTTTCCACAAATATGTTTATAGGTATGGTAAATTAACCTGCATGCATTTGTTACTAATAACTATTTACAGGCAGGACATATAAAAGAAGGTTTTAAAGATTGTGATACAGTATTGACAATGGATCCAGAAAATGTTGATGCTGTTATAGATAAAGCTGAAACACATATAAGTAATGAAGAATTTGATGAAGGTAAGAAAATAATTGTTCAATAGTATATAGTGCATCAGATTTATTTGTATagacacaaaaaaatacatttgaaataaaggaaCCGTGGTATAGGAATAACATACATTAAGAATTCAAGTT contains:
- the LOC139514447 gene encoding dnaJ homolog subfamily C member 3-like; translated protein: MMDCRKLWSSTNWEKSFVLFLLSLDICLIGVYSANKDVEEHLAMGKKLLAAGQLAEALSHYHAAVDGDRKNYLTYFRRATVYLALGKSKSALPDLDKVMELKPDFTAARLQRGNVLLKQGKLQEARQDYETVLKKDPSNEEAQQQLQLLSPIHSDILTAKDFYANKQYDAAIDILGRVVDICPWDAELREIRSDCYLAVGDNFKAISDIRSTTKLISDNTNAYLKLSQIHYTMGDAEDSLVQIRECLKLDQEHKECKKHYTKVKKLVKQLNSAQEFKNEKKYQECVDKAKQILKTEPNEPEYLLKAYSYLCHCDHGAGHIKEGFKDCDTVLTMDPENVDAVIDKAETHISNEEFDEAIRLFQDAQNKDQESRRIRDGMNRAQKLKKQSQRRDYYKILGVKRTASKKQILKAYKKLAMKWHPDKYEGDDKEMAQKKFIDIASAKEVLTDPDKRNKFDNGEDPLDPESQQGQGFNPFGQGFNPFGGGGGGGGQGFNFKFHF